In Methanoregula sp. UBA64, the genomic window ATGTGCAGGACAAGGATGACCGGGACAAGGTAGAAGAGGATTTTCTTGGTCTTGTGCCGGAATACCCGCATCCCGGCCCATGCGCCAAACGGGCCGACAAGTGCGGCAAGTAAAAGGATGCGCTCGGGGATCCGCCAGTCGCCGGCCCGGGCCCGGTGCTTGTCGGCGCCGTAGAGGACAAACACGCACAGGTTTGCGACGATATAGAGTACGACCGCTGCGGTAAGGGGGGTAACGATCATGGTTCAGGGTTTTTGTTGGTCACGGGACACGAAAAAGACCGGGCGTTCATTCCCTCGCAAAAGAGATGTAGCGGGCCCCTGCAATAAGTACCCATGAACGCCCCCCGGGGAACCGCAGCCTGCGGTGCCGTTATCGTTCTCATGCTGCTCGTCGCCCTTGCCGGCTGCACCGGTCTTTCGCAGCGTCCGGAGGGACTCCCGTCGTCCGGCCAGTACGCATTCCTCGACCACCAGGTTATCTACACCGGGACGCTCGTGAGCGGGACCTGCCCCGCGCCTGCCATCAATGTCTCGCCCTATATCTTCGATGCGGACTCTAAAACGCTCGCCGGGATCGTGCCGTTCGAGATCAACGAATCCCTCCTTGTCGTGTACGGGGAGAGCACGACGCTTACCGGCGCATACGGCCGCGGGGGATACGGGGAACTCTCGGGGGTATACGCCCTCCCCTACAAAAACGGGAACCTGACCGTCGACGGGTTCACAAAAGACGGGACAATGTATCTCACGTACAACAACAAGTCAATCGCATTAACCCCGGGCATGCAGTGGATGGACTTCTCCTCCGGCACCGAGACGACCCGGGCCTGCACGGTCAACCGCACCGTCACCGATGTCATCACCTATTACGGGAACTACCCCCAGGCGGGGATCGCCCGGACCCGGCTTGCCTGACGAGCCGGGCCTTCACTTTCGTTCCGCGCCCCCAAGGGCTTTAATATCCCGGTACGGATCTCTACGTTAAACCATGATCCTCGGGAAAGGGGCATACCTAAAACAGCTCACCGCCGCCACCATGCAGATGAAGTCGGTGGAGGTGGGTAAAGAGATGGCCGGCAGTACCCCGCCTTCTGTTTTTATCGGGAGCTACAACTATCCCGACATCTATGCCGGGCCGATGATCGCGCCCGTCCACGGCGACACGGGCATCATGGACCGGCCCGAGGACTGGATATCCGGCAACCACCCGCAGGAAGAGATCATCGGGTACCGGATGAACCTGGTGCGGGGGAAGAGGCTCACCAATGCGTTTGATATCGAAAACCGGTTCGTGGAGAAACTCCAGGAGATTGTCCTTTCCGAAAACTCGATCGAGAGCGAGGCTTCGTTTGAGACCGCACCTTCGGGGCTCTCGTTCTCCGAGGAACACACGCCCTTTGGCCCGAGCGCCCCGCTCGAACGCTTCGATATCACAGCCCAGCGCTGGGACCAGACCCTTGAAAAGGTCTACTACGACACCGATCTCCTCTCAAAGGAAGCGGTCCTCGGCCTCCACCGGCAGGGGACGGCGTTCTCCACGATCCAGAAGGCGTTCTCGGCCGGGACCATGGGCAGAGGCGGAAACCGGCACCTTGTTCCCACCCGCTGGTCGATTACCGCCTGCGACACGATGATCGGCGACAACCTCCTAAAAAGCGTGAAGCAGTGCCCGGTGATCGATACCGTGCGCCTGTACGAGTACGCGAGCCTGCACAACCGGTACGCCGTGATCCTTCTCCCGACCGCGTGGCAGTACGAGTGGACCGAGGCATTCCTGCATGTGCTCGGGAACGAGGAGTACGTCTTCTCCGATTACGAGGGTTTCAAGCGGAAGGTCGGGTACTCCCCGCTCGGGGGCTGCTATTACTCCTGCAAGATGGCGGTGCTCGAAGAGCTTGCGCGGGAACAGCGGCAGGCCGGGGCGATCATCCTTAGGGAGGCCCTGCCCGGCTATGTCCCGATGGGGGTCTTCAATGTCCGGGAGAATGTCCGGAGCGCGATGCGGGAACGGCCGTCCGAGTTCGAGGACCTCAAGTCGGCCCTTTCCTATGTCGGCGGGCGTTTCACCCTGCCGGTCCAGCGCTTTATCACCGAGACCACGCTCTTACAAGAGAGCCTCCGCCAGCGCCAGTGCACGCTCAGTGATTTTGCCGGGCAGGCGGCCCGGAAAGATACAGAAGGGCCGGCCCCTGACATTGCGGGGACTGCCTGAACGGTAACGTAGGCACACAGGTCATCGGGGGATAATATGAGCGGATCGGCCGGAATCACGGGGCAGCGGATCATCCTGCACGCGGACATGGACTGCTTCTATGCGGCAGTCGAGATGCACGACCGGCCGGAGACTGCGGGAAAACCGGTGATCGTCGGCGCCGATCCGGCCGGGGGAGCCGGGCGGGGCGTGGTCTCGACCTGCTCGTACGAGGCCCGGGCGTTCGGCGTAAAATCCGCGATGCCGATCGGGCAGGCATACCGGCTCTGCCCGGATGCCGTCTACCTCCGGCCCGACATGGCAAAGTACGCGGCGGTATCAGCGGAGATCATGGGGATCTTCAAGAGCACCGGCTGCCGGGTCCAGCAGGTGAGCATCGACGAGGCATTCCTCGACGCGGGCCATGCCGGGAGTTTTCCTGCGGCCCGCGACCTTGCGGTGCGGTTAAAGCAGGAGATCCGCGAACGGGTCGGGATCACCTGCTCGTTCGGGGTCGCTCCCTCAAAAATTGTCGCAAAGATTGCCTCGGACTACAAAAAACCCGACGGCCTTACCGTAGTGACTCCGGAGGAAGTCCCGGCCTTCCTTGCCCCGCTTTCCGTCCGGAAGATCCCGGGCGTGGGCGGAAAGACCGGGGCGCAGCTCGAAGCCCTCGAGATCACCACCATCGGGGAGCTCGCCACCTGCGACATCCAGCGTCTTATCGGCGCGTTCGGGAGATCCGCCGGCCTGCTCCGGGAAGCCGCGCTCGGGCAGGATGAGAGCGAGGTGGTGGAGCGCGACGAGGTCAAATCCATCTCGAAGGAGACCACCTTTGCGCGCGACACCGACGATCCCGCCGAGATTGCCGCAACCATGGAGCTGCTTGTAACCGAAGTGGCCCGCTCGCTTGCCGAAGAAGGGCTCTATTTTAAGACCGTCACGGTCCGCGTCAGGTATACCGGCTTTGTCTCGAAAACAAAGGCAAAGTCGCTCCTGCATAACCGCAATGACGAAGCTGCCATCCGTTCCTCTGCCGGGGAACTTCTCCGCGAGCTCTGGGACGGGAAACCGATCCGGCGCCTCGGCCTGCGCCTCTCGGGGCTCTGGAAGCAGGACGCCGGCCAGCAGACCCTGTTCTGAGTCGGCGGTACCGGGGAAAAAGAGGAGTTATTCCGGGATTTGGGAGGATTCTTTTGGGGTTTCCTGGCTCACGGTCCCGTCCGGCAGCAGCCCGATCACCACAAACGAGAGGCCGGCGGCAACGCAGGGGCCAAGAATGGCAAGCAGGGCATTCCCGCTCAGGTAACTCTCCCGGAGGGGATAGACCATGAAGGCGAGGGCAAAGAGGATGGTGCCTGCGAGCGCGGCCGGGTGTTCGGTAAACGAATAATTAAAGGCCGTGATCAGGAGCAGGCCGCAGGCAAAGAAGTAGAGCAGGATCATCAGGGACTGATCGGTAACCCCCGCTGTTGCAAGGATGGCAAGCGGGATTATGAGCACAAGGACAAGGAGGACCAGAAGAGCCGGGCCGTTTACCTGTTTTCGCGGATAGATCCGTTTATACGCCGAGGAGAGCAGGAGGATTGCGACAACGAACCCGAGATCGATCGGGCCCGGGAACGGGAATGTCCCGATCTTAAAAAAGACCGCGGCGTACCATGCAATGTTTGCGGCCCCCCAGAGGGCAAAGGCCGCGGCAGCCCAGAGAAATCCCGATCCGGCTTCGTGGCGGAGGTAGTACCAGCAGAAGACCGCGGCGCCAGCAAACGCCACGAGGATTTGGAGGTAGTTGCTGAGCGTAACGTACTGTGCGGACGGGAACATGAGAAGGGCGAGTGCAAGGGCCGCGGCGATGCCGCAGAA contains:
- a CDS encoding DUF1294 domain-containing protein; this translates as MIVTPLTAAVVLYIVANLCVFVLYGADKHRARAGDWRIPERILLLAALVGPFGAWAGMRVFRHKTKKILFYLVPVILVLHIAGILYLGWLLYQGHGLPLP
- the dinB gene encoding DNA polymerase IV, yielding MSGSAGITGQRIILHADMDCFYAAVEMHDRPETAGKPVIVGADPAGGAGRGVVSTCSYEARAFGVKSAMPIGQAYRLCPDAVYLRPDMAKYAAVSAEIMGIFKSTGCRVQQVSIDEAFLDAGHAGSFPAARDLAVRLKQEIRERVGITCSFGVAPSKIVAKIASDYKKPDGLTVVTPEEVPAFLAPLSVRKIPGVGGKTGAQLEALEITTIGELATCDIQRLIGAFGRSAGLLREAALGQDESEVVERDEVKSISKETTFARDTDDPAEIAATMELLVTEVARSLAEEGLYFKTVTVRVRYTGFVSKTKAKSLLHNRNDEAAIRSSAGELLRELWDGKPIRRLGLRLSGLWKQDAGQQTLF
- a CDS encoding Nre family DNA repair protein; amino-acid sequence: MILGKGAYLKQLTAATMQMKSVEVGKEMAGSTPPSVFIGSYNYPDIYAGPMIAPVHGDTGIMDRPEDWISGNHPQEEIIGYRMNLVRGKRLTNAFDIENRFVEKLQEIVLSENSIESEASFETAPSGLSFSEEHTPFGPSAPLERFDITAQRWDQTLEKVYYDTDLLSKEAVLGLHRQGTAFSTIQKAFSAGTMGRGGNRHLVPTRWSITACDTMIGDNLLKSVKQCPVIDTVRLYEYASLHNRYAVILLPTAWQYEWTEAFLHVLGNEEYVFSDYEGFKRKVGYSPLGGCYYSCKMAVLEELAREQRQAGAIILREALPGYVPMGVFNVRENVRSAMRERPSEFEDLKSALSYVGGRFTLPVQRFITETTLLQESLRQRQCTLSDFAGQAARKDTEGPAPDIAGTA